In Pristiophorus japonicus isolate sPriJap1 unplaced genomic scaffold, sPriJap1.hap1 HAP1_SCAFFOLD_270, whole genome shotgun sequence, a single genomic region encodes these proteins:
- the LOC139247340 gene encoding T-cell-interacting, activating receptor on myeloid cells protein 1-like isoform X6, with protein sequence MQVLTGQNIHDSEKSILHLNPHYGVFLKGENINLNCRCRCPITMNHYYNSDHFWMELDPQKGQCETSFNLTAEKGYEGGYTCECLLSENGQWIHSKRSDPVQIVVRESLLVPTIYMDPDSGTASNGNNVAISCKGDIRSGGGTFHLYKDGKGNPVQSRTVTGGEQIVTFTINTRSEGSGGNYSCRYQTEVVGRSTDSPFSKDVAITEKEQYLMVTAIRLCLGALVVIVMVIFIVQHLVSARSPQGKETLDKMCSPDRRSRQSMVAMSMG encoded by the exons ATGCAGGTGCTGACTGGACAAAACATTC ACGATTCAGAAAAGTCAATCTTGCATTTGAATCCACACTATGGAGTGTTCTTAAAAGGAGAGAACATAAATTTGAATTGCCGCTGTCGCTGTCCCATCACAATGAACCATTATTACAACAGTGATCATTTTTGGATGGAACTGGACCCTCAGAAAGGACAATGTGAGACCTCTTTTAATTTAACAGCAGAAAAGGGCTATGAAGGAGGTTACACATGTGAATGTCTGCTCTCGGAGAATGGACAATGGATACACTCAAAAAGGAGCGACCCTGTTCAGATAGTTGTTCGAG AGAGTCTCTTGGTGCCGACTATCTACATGGACCCAGATTCCGGCACTGCTTCAAATGGAAACAATGTGGCCATTTCCTGCAAAGGTGACATTCGCTCTGGAGGGGGGACATTTCACTTGTACAAAGATGGCAAAGGAAACCCTGTACAGTCTCGTACTGTGACCGGCGGTGAGCAGATTGTGACCTTCACCATAAATACCCGAAGCGAAGGCTCTGGAGGAAATTATAGTTGCCGATATCAAACAGAGGTTGTTGGACGTTCGACAGACTCGCCGTTCAGCAAAGACGTGGCGATTACTGAGAAAG AACAATATCTCATGGTGACCGCAATCCGGCTCTGCCTCGGTGCCTTAGTGGTAATTGTGATGGTGATATTCATTGTTCAACATCTTGTTAGTGCAAGGTCTCCCCAAG
- the LOC139247340 gene encoding T-cell-interacting, activating receptor on myeloid cells protein 1-like isoform X4 codes for MFTLSVVLGMVHMQVLTGQNIHDSEKSILHLNPHYGVFLKGENINLNCRCRCPITMNHYYNSDHFWMELDPQKGQCETSFNLTAEKGYEGGYTCECLLSENGQWIHSKRSDPVQIVVRESLLVPTIYMDPDSGTASNGNNVAISCKGDIRSGGGTFHLYKDGKGNPVQSRTVTGGEQIVTFTINTRSEGSGGNYSCRYQTEVVGRSTDSPFSKDVAITEKEQYLMVTAIRLCLGALVVIVMVIFIVQHLVSARSPQGKETLDKMCSPDRRSRQSMVAMSMG; via the exons ATGTTTACTCTCTCAGTTGTTCTTGGGATGG TTCATATGCAGGTGCTGACTGGACAAAACATTC ACGATTCAGAAAAGTCAATCTTGCATTTGAATCCACACTATGGAGTGTTCTTAAAAGGAGAGAACATAAATTTGAATTGCCGCTGTCGCTGTCCCATCACAATGAACCATTATTACAACAGTGATCATTTTTGGATGGAACTGGACCCTCAGAAAGGACAATGTGAGACCTCTTTTAATTTAACAGCAGAAAAGGGCTATGAAGGAGGTTACACATGTGAATGTCTGCTCTCGGAGAATGGACAATGGATACACTCAAAAAGGAGCGACCCTGTTCAGATAGTTGTTCGAG AGAGTCTCTTGGTGCCGACTATCTACATGGACCCAGATTCCGGCACTGCTTCAAATGGAAACAATGTGGCCATTTCCTGCAAAGGTGACATTCGCTCTGGAGGGGGGACATTTCACTTGTACAAAGATGGCAAAGGAAACCCTGTACAGTCTCGTACTGTGACCGGCGGTGAGCAGATTGTGACCTTCACCATAAATACCCGAAGCGAAGGCTCTGGAGGAAATTATAGTTGCCGATATCAAACAGAGGTTGTTGGACGTTCGACAGACTCGCCGTTCAGCAAAGACGTGGCGATTACTGAGAAAG AACAATATCTCATGGTGACCGCAATCCGGCTCTGCCTCGGTGCCTTAGTGGTAATTGTGATGGTGATATTCATTGTTCAACATCTTGTTAGTGCAAGGTCTCCCCAAG
- the LOC139247340 gene encoding T-cell-interacting, activating receptor on myeloid cells protein 1-like isoform X3, which translates to MFALSVVLGMVHMQVLTGQNIHDSEKSILHLNPHYGVFLKGENINLNCRCRCPITMNHYYNSDHFWMELDPQKGQCETSFNLTAEKGYEGGYTCECLLSENGQWIHSKRSDPVQIVVRESLLVPTIYMDPDSGTASNGNNVAISCKGDIRSGGGTFHLYKDGKGNPVQSRTVTGGEQIVTFTINTRSEGSGGNYSCRYQTEVVGRSTDSPFSKDVAITEKEQYLMVTAIRLCLGALVVIVMVIFIVQHLVSARSPQGKETLDKMCSPDRRSRQSMVAMSMG; encoded by the exons ATGTTTGCTCTCTCAGTTGTCCTTGGGATGG TTCATATGCAGGTGCTGACTGGACAAAACATTC ACGATTCAGAAAAGTCAATCTTGCATTTGAATCCACACTATGGAGTGTTCTTAAAAGGAGAGAACATAAATTTGAATTGCCGCTGTCGCTGTCCCATCACAATGAACCATTATTACAACAGTGATCATTTTTGGATGGAACTGGACCCTCAGAAAGGACAATGTGAGACCTCTTTTAATTTAACAGCAGAAAAGGGCTATGAAGGAGGTTACACATGTGAATGTCTGCTCTCGGAGAATGGACAATGGATACACTCAAAAAGGAGCGACCCTGTTCAGATAGTTGTTCGAG AGAGTCTCTTGGTGCCGACTATCTACATGGACCCAGATTCCGGCACTGCTTCAAATGGAAACAATGTGGCCATTTCCTGCAAAGGTGACATTCGCTCTGGAGGGGGGACATTTCACTTGTACAAAGATGGCAAAGGAAACCCTGTACAGTCTCGTACTGTGACCGGCGGTGAGCAGATTGTGACCTTCACCATAAATACCCGAAGCGAAGGCTCTGGAGGAAATTATAGTTGCCGATATCAAACAGAGGTTGTTGGACGTTCGACAGACTCGCCGTTCAGCAAAGACGTGGCGATTACTGAGAAAG AACAATATCTCATGGTGACCGCAATCCGGCTCTGCCTCGGTGCCTTAGTGGTAATTGTGATGGTGATATTCATTGTTCAACATCTTGTTAGTGCAAGGTCTCCCCAAG